In Streptomyces nodosus, one DNA window encodes the following:
- a CDS encoding WhiB family transcriptional regulator, giving the protein MQLEAHAPSAPPSETISPPGFTEDSTLTPLTALTALDDAIENLGVPVPCRSFDPEVFFAESPADVEYAKSLCRTCPLMEACLAGAKERREPWGVWGGELFVQGVVVARKRPRGRPRKNPVTA; this is encoded by the coding sequence GTGCAACTCGAAGCGCACGCCCCGTCCGCACCGCCTTCCGAAACGATCTCCCCGCCCGGCTTCACGGAGGACTCCACCTTGACCCCCCTGACCGCGCTCACCGCGCTCGACGACGCCATCGAGAACCTCGGCGTGCCCGTCCCCTGCCGCTCCTTCGACCCGGAGGTCTTCTTCGCGGAGTCGCCCGCGGACGTCGAGTACGCCAAGTCCCTCTGCCGCACCTGCCCGCTGATGGAGGCCTGCCTCGCCGGCGCCAAGGAGCGGCGTGAGCCCTGGGGCGTCTGGGGTGGCGAGCTCTTCGTCCAGGGCGTCGTCGTCGCCCGGAAGCGGCCCCGTGGCCGCCCGCGCAAGAACCCGGTCACAGCATGA
- a CDS encoding ATP-dependent DNA helicase UvrD2, giving the protein MTAATHSTLFPGAPSADAVLEGLDPEQRAVATALHGPVCVLAGAGTGKTRAITHRIAYGVRAGILQPSGVLAVTFTNRAAGEMRGRLRQLGAAGVQARTFHSAALRQLQYFWPKAVGGSLPRIIDRKIPIVADAAAACRIRLDRNELRDVTAEIEWSKVTQTVPADYAAAAAKTGREAPRDPAEIAQLYAAYEDLKRDRAVIDFEDVLLLTVGILQDRHDIAAEVRSQYRHFVVDEYQDVSPLQQRLLELWLGDRDSLCVVGDASQTIYSFTGATPDHLLDFRIRHPGATVVKLVRDYRSSPQVVRLANGLLAQARGRAADHRLELVSQRDPGPEPLYTEYADEPTEAEGAARRIRDLLAAGLPPAEIAVLFRTNSQSEIYEQALADAGIPYQLRGAERFFDRPEVRKAGIALRGAARFGANDSLLDGAVDLPSQVRAVLSGEGWTSTPPAGSGAVRERWESLAALVNLAQDFAAARPDATLADLVTELDERANAQHAPTVQGVTLASLHSAKGLEWDAVFVVGVAEGMMPITYAKTDEQIEEERRLLYVGVTRAREHLHISWALSRSPGGRPGRRPSRFLDGLRPGSSGAQGRAAAAGIGGIERGFSTIGTAAVPRRADRTPARCRVCGRTLSDAGEMKLMRCDGCPSDMDEGLYERLRAWRTVQAHRSGQPAFCVFTDRTLVAIAEAVPEDAGELTRIPGVGVRKLNRYGADVLAICAGQDLAEEDRDD; this is encoded by the coding sequence GGGGTCCGTGCCGGCATCCTCCAGCCCTCCGGTGTGCTCGCCGTCACCTTCACCAACCGTGCCGCGGGCGAGATGCGCGGCCGCCTCCGCCAACTCGGTGCCGCCGGTGTCCAGGCCCGCACCTTCCACTCCGCCGCCCTGCGCCAGCTCCAGTACTTCTGGCCGAAGGCCGTCGGCGGGAGCCTCCCCAGAATCATCGACCGCAAGATCCCGATCGTCGCGGACGCGGCCGCCGCCTGCCGCATCCGCCTCGACCGCAACGAACTGCGGGATGTGACCGCCGAGATCGAATGGTCCAAGGTCACCCAGACCGTCCCCGCCGACTACGCCGCCGCGGCCGCGAAGACGGGCCGCGAAGCCCCCCGGGACCCCGCCGAGATCGCCCAGCTCTACGCCGCCTACGAAGACCTCAAGCGGGACCGCGCCGTCATCGACTTCGAGGACGTCCTGCTGCTCACCGTCGGCATCCTCCAGGACCGGCACGACATCGCGGCCGAGGTCCGCTCCCAGTACCGGCACTTCGTCGTCGACGAGTACCAGGACGTCAGCCCGCTCCAGCAGCGACTCCTCGAACTGTGGCTCGGCGACCGCGACAGCCTCTGTGTGGTCGGCGACGCCAGCCAGACCATCTACTCCTTCACCGGTGCCACCCCCGACCATCTCCTCGACTTCCGCATCCGCCACCCCGGAGCCACCGTCGTCAAACTCGTCCGGGACTACCGCTCCTCGCCCCAGGTCGTGCGCCTCGCCAACGGCCTCCTCGCCCAGGCCCGAGGCCGTGCCGCCGACCACCGCCTCGAACTGGTCTCCCAGCGTGACCCGGGCCCCGAACCCCTCTACACCGAGTACGCCGACGAACCCACCGAGGCCGAGGGCGCCGCCCGCCGCATCCGCGATCTGCTCGCCGCCGGACTGCCGCCTGCCGAGATCGCGGTCCTGTTCCGCACCAACTCCCAGTCCGAGATCTACGAGCAGGCCCTCGCGGACGCCGGCATCCCCTATCAGCTGCGCGGCGCCGAACGGTTCTTCGACCGCCCGGAGGTGCGCAAGGCCGGCATCGCCCTGCGCGGTGCCGCCCGCTTCGGCGCCAATGACTCCCTCCTGGACGGAGCGGTCGACCTGCCCTCCCAGGTGCGCGCCGTCCTCTCCGGCGAAGGCTGGACATCCACACCCCCCGCGGGGTCCGGAGCCGTCAGGGAGCGATGGGAGTCCCTGGCCGCCCTGGTGAACCTCGCCCAGGACTTCGCCGCGGCCAGACCGGACGCCACCCTCGCCGACCTCGTCACCGAACTGGACGAGCGGGCCAACGCCCAGCACGCGCCGACCGTCCAGGGCGTGACCCTGGCCTCGCTGCACTCCGCCAAGGGCCTGGAATGGGACGCCGTCTTCGTCGTCGGGGTGGCCGAGGGCATGATGCCGATCACCTACGCCAAGACGGACGAGCAGATCGAGGAGGAACGCCGGCTGCTCTATGTCGGTGTCACCCGTGCCAGGGAACACCTCCACATCTCCTGGGCGCTCTCCCGGTCGCCCGGCGGCCGGCCCGGCCGGCGCCCCAGCCGCTTCCTGGACGGACTGCGGCCCGGTTCCTCCGGGGCCCAGGGCCGTGCCGCCGCCGCGGGCATCGGAGGAATCGAACGGGGCTTCAGCACCATCGGCACGGCGGCCGTCCCGCGCCGCGCCGACCGGACCCCGGCTCGCTGCCGGGTCTGCGGGCGCACACTGTCCGACGCCGGTGAGATGAAGCTGATGCGCTGCGACGGCTGTCCCTCCGACATGGACGAGGGCCTCTATGAGCGGCTGCGCGCCTGGCGGACGGTGCAGGCGCACCGCAGCGGGCAGCCCGCCTTCTGTGTGTTCACCGACCGCACCTTGGTCGCGATCGCCGAGGCGGTGCCGGAGGACGCGGGCGAACTGACCCGCATCCCGGGGGTCGGTGTCCGCAAGCTCAACCGCTACGGGGCGGATGTTCTGGCCATCTGCGCAGGCCAGGACCTCGCCGAAGAGGACCGGGACGACTGA